The sequence CACCACCTCGAGGACGGCGCGCTGCTCGGCGTCGCTGATCGTCGGCGACTCACCCGTCGTACCGAACACGACCAGCCCGTCGTTGCCACCCCGGTCGACCAGGTGCGCGGCCAGCTCCTGGGCTCCGGCCAGGTCGATCGACCCGTCCTCGGCCAGCGGGGTGACCATCGCCGTGAGGAGGCGCCCGAACGGCCGGGCGGGGTCGGTGGTCATGAGGAGAATCTACCCAGCGGAGGGAACTGATTCCCTCACGTACTCCGACACCGCGAACCGCAGCCCGGACGACGACGTCGTCCACCCCTCGACCGGCGCCCGCGACACGCGGCGCCACCCGGGGCCGGGCGCCGGCGCCCAGGTGTCGCCCGCGACGTGGACGTCGACGTCGGTGATCACCAGCCGGTCGGCGTGCGGCAGGAAGGCGGCGTAGACCTCTCCCCCGCCGATCACCCAGCACGGGTGGTGTTCGGCGAGGACCGCCTCCACCGACGCGGCACGGTGCGCCCCGTCGGCCGACCACGCCGGGTCCGACGTCAGGACGACGTTGCGCCGGCCCGGCAGCGGGCGGAAGCGCTCGGGCAGCGACTCCC is a genomic window of Blastococcus sp. HT6-30 containing:
- a CDS encoding dihydrofolate reductase, which translates into the protein MSVSLIWAQARDGVIGADGGLPWHLPEDLALFRQLTTGSTVVMGRRTWESLPERFRPLPGRRNVVLTSDPAWSADGAHRAASVEAVLAEHHPCWVIGGGEVYAAFLPHADRLVITDVDVHVAGDTWAPAPGPGWRRVSRAPVEGWTTSSSGLRFAVSEYVRESVPSAG